A window of Hevea brasiliensis isolate MT/VB/25A 57/8 chromosome 14, ASM3005281v1, whole genome shotgun sequence contains these coding sequences:
- the LOC131173171 gene encoding uncharacterized protein LOC131173171, giving the protein MEDVFEAHLLGQKVKLLMAGGEVPERMRYKNKGSSLSFKLDLRHVIAFSFCVVLRPRGGIHFPGFEVDFICESGNRRERNAFNFFSDKDVAFRKCYHGGPYLSDLSHVLLSFNGLWTRFDEECFVKASFCFNANCFADLQEIMECGVHPIYSRDKRRSRNEKHQDDEECQSLLQILEDKSKRRRINNEEEASSSSSLYLNLSLSLPASS; this is encoded by the coding sequence ATGGAGGATGTTTTTGAAGCGCACCTGTTGGGTCAGAAAGTTAAATTATTGATGGCAGGAGGTGAAGTGCCAGAAAGGATGAGGTATAAGAATAAAGGATCCTCGCTTTCCTTCAAACTTGACCTTCGTCACGTAATTGCCTTCTCTTTCTGCGTTGTTCTTCGTCCCAGAGGTGGTATTCATTTTCCTGGATTTGAAGTGGATTTCATATGTGAATCTGGAAATAGGCGGGAACGTAATGCGTTCAACTTTTTTAGCGATAAGGACGTTGCTTTTCGGAAATGTTATCATGGAGGTCCGTATCTTTCGGACTTATCACACGTGTTGCTTTCATTCAATGGATTGTGGACACGTTTTGATGAAGAGTGTTTCGTTAAGGCCTCATTTTGCTTCAACGCTAACTGTTTCGCGGATCTGCAGGAAATTATGGAGTGTGGGGTCCATCCTATATATAGTAGAGATAAAAGGAGAAGCAGAAATGAAAAGCATCAAGATGACGAGGAATGCCAATCACTTCTTCAAATATTGGAAGACAAAtcgaagagaagaagaataaataatgaggaggaagcttcttcttcttcttcactctATCTAAATCTCTCTCTATCTCTTCCTGCTTCCTCTTAA
- the LOC131172752 gene encoding YTH domain-containing protein ECT4-like, translating to MLNRVNLGFYRSTIAAGTELEKPESVPTRLKSESIRKLAGRDVASGKDGLPCGSTSFSCFSRDATSSTKGEVDGNSGIKGETDQESVGDLGIYNPPTSSYNYYYPEYNGSFSQLDDHGYFQADGSHMVLYRLITSGMQSDNGSLVYYLPGYNPYASGAVVGVDGQSVGQQAYFSSPGYLPHPVFYGSEAMPCYSWDSAYFSDVSNGNTGSQNGKYGSASTFAKSSGFNSMKSNDNTAGKSSKSTNTQAIRPLNKVSALGSDFSAGLSKGYHPVGNLPPFSIQKHGPFPHNCPMNYRQNGRIWNGNDRNKSGDRFYKNSDFETSNELTSGPRGSNKFPSLETAVKEDSGITVQRDQYNKPDFETKYADAKFYVIKSYNEDDIHKSIKYDVWASTPNGNEKLDAAFCEAEQRS from the exons ATGCTAAATC GTGTTAACTTGGGCTTTTATCGATCGACGATTGCCGCTGGAACAGAACTTGAGAAAC CTGAATCTGTTCCTACAAGATTGAAGTCGGAGTCCATTAGGAAATTGGCTGGGCGTGATGTG GCTTCTGGAAAAGATGGATTACCATGTGGCTCAACATCATTCAGTTGCTTTTCACGGGATGCTACTTCTAGTACCAAAGGTGAAGTAGATGGTAATTCTGGTATCAAAGGGGAGACTGACCAAGAGTCTGTTGGAGACCTTGGTATTTACAATCCACCAACTAGTAGTTACAATTATTACTACCCAG AGTATAATGGATCCTTCTCACAATTGGATGATCATGGTTATTTTCAAGCAGATGGATCTCATATGGTAT TGTATCGGTTGATCACATCAGGGATGCAATCAGACAATGGATCACTAGTCTATTATTTACCTGGCTATAATCCATATGCTTCTGGGGCAGTGGTTGGGGTAGATGGGCAAAGTGTTGGTCAACAAGCATATTTTTCTTCACCTGGATACCTTCCACATCCTGTTTTCTATGGATCAGAAGCCATGCCTTGCTATTCATGGGATTCAGCATATTTTAGTGATGTCTCAAATGGCAATACTGGTTCTCAAAATGGAAAATATGGATCAGCTTCTACTTTTGCCAAGTCCAGTGGTTTTAACTCTATGAAGTCTAATGACAATACTGCTGGCAAATCCTCTAAGTCTACAAATACACAAGCAATCAGACCTTTAAACAAG GTGTCTGCATTGGGTTCTGATTTCTCAGCAGGTCTCTCGAAAGGATACCATCCTGTAGGAAATTTGCCTCCTTTTTCTATCCAAAAACATGGTCCATTCCCGCACAATTGTCCTATGAACTATAGACAGAACGGAAGGATATGGAATGGAAATGATAGAAATAAATCTGGAGACAGATTCTATAAAAACAGTgattttgaaacctcaaatgaacTAACTTCTGGTCCTAGGGGCTCTAACAAATTTCCTTCTCTGGAGACTGCTGTCAAGGAAGACTCGGGAATCACTGTACAAAGAGATCAGTATAACAAACCAGATTTTGAAACTAAGTACGCAGATGCTAAGTTCTATGTTATCAAATCTTACAATGAAGATGACATTCATAAGAGCATTAAATATGATGTATGGGCAAGCACTCCAAATGGCAATGAGAAGTTAGATGCAGCATTCTGTGAAGCAGAACAGAGATCTTGA
- the LOC131172751 gene encoding disease resistance protein RPS6-like encodes MHDLLEQMGKDIVNEECKQPGGRNRLWNYKDISHVLTTETVRTKLINEGTENVEGILLYTPQSCNLKLSATAFMKMCNLRFVKPLGNLKLMDLSYSDDLIRIPGLSSIAPNLEFLYLEGCESLVEIPSLQNLGKLTELDLCECHKVKDCPEIPCNIKFLNLDYTGIEQLPSSIRHLSQLAILSLQWCKALETLLSGIASLPESIKQLSKLKELGLSGCESLISLLELPSCLELLFASDCHSLESASISFHSLEYEDENEEADKIDDESKDEYEEADENEGGKSEYEYFFEDCKLLDFGRSVNLNKKVMEDVFEAHLLGQKV; translated from the exons ATGCATGACTTGCTAGAGCAAATGGGCAAGGATATTGTTAATGAGGAATGCAAACAGCCTGGAGGACGCAATAGGTTGTGGAATTATAAAGATATTAGTCACGTATTGACAACAGAAACGGTAAGGACCAAATTAATCAATGAA GGAACCGAAAATGTTGAGGGCATATTGCTTTATACGCCTCAGAGTTGCAATTTGAAGCTAAGTGCCACGGCCTTTATGAAGATGTGCAATCTTAGATTTGTCAAA CCTcttggaaatttgaaattaatggaCCTTAGCTACTCTGATGACCTGATCAGGATTCCTGGCTTGTCTAGCATTGCCCCAAATCTTGAGTTTTTATATTTGGAAGGATGTGAGAGTTTGGTTGAAATTCCCTCCCTTCAAAATCTGGGCAAGCTTACTGAACTTGATCTATGTGAATGCCATAAAGTCAAAGATTGTCCAGAGATTCCGTGTAATATAAAGTTTTTAAATTTAGATTACACTGGAATAGAGCAACTGCCCTCATCAATTAGGCATCTGTCTCAACTTGCTATATTGTCCTTGCAATGGTGTAAAGCACTCGAGACTCTTCTAAGCGGCATTG CAAGTCTTCCAGAAAGCATCAAACAACTTTCGAAGTTGAAAGAGCTTGGTTTAAGTGGTTGTGAGAGTCTTATAAGTTTACTAGAGCTTCCATCATGCTTAGAACTCTTATTTGCAAGTGATTGCCACTCTTTGGAATCTGCATCAATTTCTTTCCATTCCTTGGAATATGAAGATGAAAATGAAGAGGCAGACAAAATTGATGATGAAAGTAAAGATGAATATGAAGAAGCAGATGAAAATGAAGGAGGTAAAAGTGAATATGAATATTTTTTTGAAGATTGCAAACTTCTTGATTTCGGTAGAAGCGTCAATTTGAATAAGAAAGTAATGGAGGATGTTTTTGAAGCGCATCTGTTGGGTCAGAAAGTTTGA
- the LOC110644459 gene encoding TMV resistance protein N yields MASTSSTTPSQGKKWDVFISFRGDDTRYGILSHLSKALKDKQIKTFTDEELHKGEEISPELLKIIRESSVSIVIFSENYADSPWCLDELVEILKCKEESAQIVLPVFYKVDPTDVQKLSGNFGKAFAIAMHGEKGSSQKVDNWKRALMEVSNLAGWDSQKIKSEAELVDEIVNDVSKKFSDMSKSDDSCYRNLIGIKPRVEEVEQLLTDKQIVGIWGMGGIGKTTIARQVFHRNKNKFDGHCFVENVRETMTKQSPDGVRNKIICELLREEHIDYLNDRIHKRLKSKKVLIVFDDVEDRNHLKDLAGECDLYGEGSRIIITSRDSLGFSEEGIYKVEKLIDSQCLELFRSHAFEPNGPKEEYKELSKKVTNYAGGNPLALKVLGSHLFRRTIKEWESELEKLEGKSLKKIQDVLKTSYDGLEKNEQEIFLDIACFFKGLHKDEVERKLKAFGFYPESGIPRLIEKSLITISNNRVDMHDLLEQMGKDIVNKECKQPGGRSRLWNYEDICYVLTTETVRTKLINEAFIIIIFEFCKNCRSRDELSINQ; encoded by the exons ATGGCTTCTACTTCTTCCACTACTCCCAGTCAGGGGAAGAAATGGGATGTTTTTATTAGTTTTAGAGGCGACGATACGCGTTATGGTATTCTCTCCCATCTCTCTAAAGCCTTGAAGGACAAACAAATCAAGACTTTTACGGATGAAGAGCTCCATAAAGGAGAAGAGATCTCACCAGAGCTCTTGAAAATAATCCGGGAATCAAGTGTCTCAATAGTTATTTTCTCTGAAAATTATGCAGATTCTCCATGGTGTTTGGATGAGCTTGTTGAGATACTTAAATGCAAGGAAGAATCAGCACAAATAGTTCTACCGGTTTTTTACAAAGTAGATCCAACTGACGTTCAAAAGCTTTCAGGGAATTTTGGGAAGGCATTTGCTATTGCTATGCATGGGGAAAAAGGCAGTTCACAAAAGGTGGACAACTGGAAGCGTGCTTTGATGGAAGTGAGCAACTTAGCAGGATGGGATTCACAGAAAATCAA GTCTGAGGCCGAATTAGTTGATGAAATTGTCAATGATGTTTCAAAAAAATTTAGCGATATGTCTAAAAGTGATGATTCTTGTTATCGCAACTTGATTGGAATTAAACCGCGTGTGGAAGAAGTGGAACAGTTGTTAACTGATAAGCAAATTGTAGGAATTTGGGGGATGGGAGGTATTGGTAAAACAACTATTGCACGACAAGTATTTCATCGAAACAAGAATAAATTTGATGGTCATTGTTTCGTTGAAAATGTTAGGGAAACAATGACAAAGCAATCACCAGATGGTGTACGGAACAAAATCATTTGTGAATTACTAAGGGAAGAACATATAGACTATTTGAATGATCGTATTCACAAAAGGCTGAAGAGTAAGAAGGTATTGATTGTTTTTGATGATGTAGAGGATCGAAACCATTTAAAAGATTTAGCAGGAGAGTGTGATTTGTATGGTGAGGGAAGTAGAATCATCATAACTAGTAGAGATTCACTTGGTTTTTCAGAAGAAGGCATATATAAGGTTGAGAAGTTAATTGATTCTCAATGTCTGGAACTCTTTAGGTCACATGCCTTCGAGCCAAATGGTCCCAAGGAAGAATATAAGGAGCTATCAAAGAAGGTGACAAACTATGCTGGAGGCAATCCACTAGCTCTTAAAGTTTTGGGATCTCATTTATTTCGCAGGACGATAAAAGAATGGGAAAGTGAATTGGAAAAATTGGAAGGCAAATCTCTTAAGAAAATTCAAGATGTTTTGAAAACAAGTTATGATGGGCTAGAAAAGAATGAACAGGAAATATTTCTTGATATTGCATGTTTCTTCAAAGGGCTTCATAAAGACGAGGTTGAGAGAAAATTAAAAGCATTTggtttctatccagaaagtgGAATACCTCGTCTAATTGAGAAGTCTCTGATAACTATTTCAAACAATAGGGTAGATATGCATGACTTGCTAGAGCAAATGGGCAAGGATATTGTTAATAAGGAATGCAAACAGCCTGGCGGACGCAGCAGGTTGTGGAATTATGAAGATATTTGTTATGTATTGACAACAGAGACGGTAAGGACCAAATTAATCAATGAAGCTTTTATCATTATCATATTTGAATTttgtaagaattgtagatctcgtGACGAATTAAGTATTAATCAATAA